Proteins encoded by one window of Primulina huaijiensis isolate GDHJ02 chromosome 1, ASM1229523v2, whole genome shotgun sequence:
- the LOC140971668 gene encoding uncharacterized protein, with amino-acid sequence MLAVVFAFDKFKPYLIGTKVLVFTDHAAICYLFVKKDAKPRLIRWILLLQEFDFEVKDKKGSENQVADHLSRLKLEEKKKERALQETFPDEELFEVNVVLPWFADIANFISCGTLPPDLIHHQKKKFFHDIKFFYWDDPFVYKRCADQVIMRCVDGVEAHEILEQFHSSPYGGHFGATRTAAKGLAEFQAFKAASRHVIECVRRVLVHWLQSIHPNETIFDSNSPCCNF; translated from the exons ATGCTTGCAGTAGTGTTTGCCTTCGACAAATTCAAGCCATATTTGATCGGCACAAAGGTACTTGTTTTTACTGACCATGCAGCTATTTGCTACCTATTCGTAAAGAAGGATGCAAAACCACGCTTGATAAGGTGGATTTTGCTACTACAAGAATTTGACTTCGAGGTCAAGGATAAGAAAGGAAGTGAGAATCAAGTGGCTGACCACTTGTCGAGACTTAAGCTGGAGgagaagaaaaaagagagagcTCTACAAGAAACATTCCCGGACGAAGAACTCTTCGAGGTAAATGTTGTACTTCCTTGGTTTGCAGATATTgcgaatttcatttcttgtggtACCCTTCCTCCAGACTTGATTCATCATCAGAAAAAGAAGTTCTTCCATGATATAAAATTTTTCTATTGGGACGATCCTTTCGTGTATAAGAGATGTGCTGATCAAGTTATTATGAGATGCGTGGACGGTGTCGAAGCACATGAAATTCTGGAGCAATTTCATTCTTCACCATATGGTGGACATTTTGGAGCAACACGAACAGCTGCTAAG gggttggctgaGTTCCAGGCgttcaaggctgcatctaggcatgtaATAGAGTGTGTTAGGAGGGTGTTGGTCCATTGGTTGCAGTCCATTCACCCCAACGAAAccatttttgacagcaactctccatGTTGCAATTTTTGA